The following DNA comes from Chitinophaga nivalis.
ATAAACGCAAGCGTCACCTGGTTGCTGCGCATATCCAGTAAATCGCCTTTGCTCACCACAATATTGGCATCCTTGCCGGTTTCCAGAGAACCTGTCTGGTGGGCGATCCCCAATATCTTCGCCGCGTTGAGCGTGATAGCGCTGAGGGCTTCCTCTTTACTCAATCCATAGGCGCTGGCCGTGCCGGCCTGAAACATCAGGTTGCGCTGCCGCCAGTAACCATTGTCGCTGATAGCGAACAACACCCCTGCACGTTGCAGCTGACCGGCTGTTTTATACGGCTGGTCAATCGGATCGTCTGCCGTTAGTGGCAGGGAGTGGGCCGGTTGCAGGATCACGGCTATCTGCTGTTGTTTCAGCAGGTCGGCAATCATCCACGCATCGGCGCCGCCTACTATCACAACGGATATATCAAACTCCTTTGCCAGCCCGACTGCCAGCATCATTTCCTGTACCAGGGTGGCATGCACAAAGAGTGGCTGCTCTTTTTTAAACAAAGACTGCAATGCTTCAAATTTGAGGTTGACAACACTATGCTGCTGGCTGGACAGATACGCTTTTGCTTCCCGCAGGAATGTTCTGGCTTCTTCCAGTTGCTCCAATACCGCTGCTGCCGGCATGCCGGGATATGGCCGGGGAATATAGAAATGTTGTCCGGCTTCGGCTTTGTAGGCTGCATCCTGCCAGTCCCACGCATCCAGTTGCATGACGGCGGAAGTACCTGCAAACAGTTCACCCTGCGGCACAATGTGCGCCAGCAGTACACCATTAGATCGAAGCGTGTTGATGATCCTGGAATCCGTGTTATAGGCGACGACGGCACGTACCGACGGATTATAGGGGCCTGTTTCGCGGTAATCCATGGTGGGGCGTTCGCGGTCTACTTCCACCAGGCCTACCTGCGTGGCTGGTGCAATCAGACCCGGATAAAGATGCTGTCCGCCCAGATCACGGATGGTAGCGCCGGGAGGAGCCGCGATACCAGTGCCGATAGCCGTTATTTTTCCCTGCTGGAAGGCAATGCTGCCGTTGGGAATCACCTGGCCATTACCAACATGTATGGTGGCATTGGTGAGATAGATGGGTTTATCCTGTGGCGGGGCGGGGAGCGTGGCTTCCTGCGCCATTGTTGCGAGGCTGTTCAGTACTAACGCGATCGTATATATGAAAACGTGCTTTTTCATGGTTGTTGTAGTTTAGGAAGATTAGTGGCTTAATGTTTCATGCGCGTGCTGTTCGGGCTGAAATTCGCATTGGTGTGGCGTAGGAGGGTTATACACGACCGCTCTCACGGGGGCGCCGGTACGTTTTTCCGCGATCATTTTTTGTATCAGCCGGTTACGTTCTGCAGCGATACGTTGCTGTACCAGCAGGTCGTTGTTGCGGTCAAACAGGAGGGTACCGTCTACGATGGTTTTTTCTACCTTTGCATAGATGCTGAGCGGGTGATCACTCCACAATACCAGGTCCGCATCTTTCCCGGTCCGGATGCTGCCCACCAGCTGGTCAATGTGCAACAGTTTCGCCGGATACAGGGTGACCATTTTCAGCGCTTCTTCTTCCGGCATATTACCATACTTAATACTCTTGGCAGCTTCCTGGTTCAGTCTTCTGCCTTGCTCCGGATCATCGGAGTTGATGGCAACAGTTATCCCATTTTGTTGCATCAGGCGGGCATTGTAGGGGATGGCATCCTGTGTTTCATAGGAGAATGTCCACCAGTCGGAGAAGGTAGAGGCGCCCACGCCATGTTGTTTCATTTTGCCGGCGATCTTATAACCTTCCAGTACGTGTGTAAAGGTGTTGAGGGTAAATCCGAACCGGTCTGCTACTTTCATCAGCATCAGCATCTCATTCTGTGAAAAGGAATGACAGGTGATAAAACGTTTGTGTTGCAACACTTCTGCCAGTGCTTCCAGCTGAAGGTCACGGCGTTTGTCGGGGCCTTGCTGCATATAGGCACGGGCACGGGTAAATGCATCTGCATATACCTGTTCTCCACCCATACGGGATTGTGGAAAGCGGTTCCTGTGTAGCTCACCCCAGGAGCTTTGTTTGGTGCCTTCTCCCAATGCCATTTTGAGAAAAGGTGCCTGGTTGGCAAATTTCAGTCCTTCTGCATTGGCGCCCCAGCGGAGTTTAATCAGCTGACTTTGTCCGCCGATGGCATTGGCGCTGCCATGCAGCAACTGCGCCGTGGTGACGCCGCCGGCCAGCTGCCGGTAAATACTGATGTCTTCCGGATTAACGACATCGCCTACACGTACTTCTGCGGTAACTGATTTTCCCGGTTCATTGACGTCGTACATACCATCGCCCGGAATGGCAATATGCGAGTGTTCATCTATTATACCCGGTGTCAGGTGTTTGCCGGTACCATCTATAACGATGGCGTTGCCAGCAGGAATATTTTTCCCTACCTGTACAATTTTGCCATTACGTACCAATACATCAGTGTCTTCCAGTTTACCGGCGGCTTCACTGGTCCATACGGTGGCATGGGCAATGAGTATATCCTGTGGCGTGGGTACGGTTTCCCAGCCATAGCCTGTGAAGGGATAATATAATTTACCCAATACCGGCAGTGGAGGTGTAGGCGTAGTGGGCGTAGCCGGTTGTCCGTTGTCCGGTTGAATAATATAGCGGTTGCCCTGTATCCAGTTCTGCAACAGGCGTGTATTTTCCTGAAACAGCGGACCGGAAGTAATGAGGAAGTTCGCCAGTTTGCCAGGCTCCAGACTACCTACCTGGTCATATGCCTGGAGCAGGGTAGCGGGTGTTTTGGTAAGTGCTTCCAGGGCCTTTTGTTCACTGAGTCCATAGGCGATGGCTTTGCGCAGATTGGCCTGAAACTGAGGGAGGTTGCTGCTGCCATCTGCCGTGAGGCAGAAAGGTATGCGTGCTTTCTCGAAGGCACCGGGTTGTGTGGGTGCCAGCTCCCAGTGTTTAAGGTCGGTAAGGGTGAGCAGGCGCGCATCCGCAACGCTGTTGAGATCAAAGGCGGCGGGGAAGTTGAGCGGCAGAATGAAAGTAGCTTTCGTAGCCGCCATTTCAGGTATGCGCTGGTATTCATTACCGCCCCCTTTGATAATGTATTGTACGCCAAATTCGTCGCCGATTTTATCTGCGCGGAGTACATTCCATTTATCATCAGTGGCAAATATCTGCGGCAGCTGCTGCAACTGATTCCAGGCTTGCAGGCTCAGGTTAACGCCTTCTCCCGGCGGCCGGGAAGCATACCATTTAGCATCCAGGTAGGTTTGTCGTAACAAGGCTACGCTGCCCATGAAGGAATAGGGATAGTTCTGCAAAGAACTGCCTTTATCCAGGGAATAGGCGGCGGCGGCTTTTTCGCGGAGCATGACTTTATGCTCGCGGTCATTGGCGAGGGTAACGAGAGCCGCACTGCCGCGGGCAATACCATCGGGTCGTTGGGTGAGTACGGTGCCAAAACCGGCACTTCTTAAAGTGGCAGCCTGGCTGTTGTTGACCTGGAATAAAGCGGCTGCATTGACTTCACTCTGGATCGCCTGGTTCCAGTTGTAGGCGCCTTTTTTGTTGGACAGGAACTGAGGCAGCTGGGCGAATACATTGGTGACCCTGCGTGCCGGTGGTGCTGCATCCTGGCCATAGTTGCTGTAGATGTCTATGAGGG
Coding sequences within:
- a CDS encoding amidohydrolase family protein: MKKHVFIYTIALVLNSLATMAQEATLPAPPQDKPIYLTNATIHVGNGQVIPNGSIAFQQGKITAIGTGIAAPPGATIRDLGGQHLYPGLIAPATQVGLVEVDRERPTMDYRETGPYNPSVRAVVAYNTDSRIINTLRSNGVLLAHIVPQGELFAGTSAVMQLDAWDWQDAAYKAEAGQHFYIPRPYPGMPAAAVLEQLEEARTFLREAKAYLSSQQHSVVNLKFEALQSLFKKEQPLFVHATLVQEMMLAVGLAKEFDISVVIVGGADAWMIADLLKQQQIAVILQPAHSLPLTADDPIDQPYKTAGQLQRAGVLFAISDNGYWRQRNLMFQAGTASAYGLSKEEALSAITLNAAKILGIAHQTGSLETGKDANIVVSKGDLLDMRSNQVTLAFIQGREIDLNDKHKMLYEKYKTKYGITR
- a CDS encoding amidohydrolase family protein, yielding MTSFLFLNTRTEKPAGSPLTASPIRTGMAGTLLKRYALPLCLSFLSAIHYAQAQTTFPVNGVASPREGCYAFTHATIVKDAQNTLPDATLVIREGKITQVAAAATIPADAVVVDCQGKYIYPSLIDIYSNYGQDAAPPARRVTNVFAQLPQFLSNKKGAYNWNQAIQSEVNAAALFQVNNSQAATLRSAGFGTVLTQRPDGIARGSAALVTLANDREHKVMLREKAAAAYSLDKGSSLQNYPYSFMGSVALLRQTYLDAKWYASRPPGEGVNLSLQAWNQLQQLPQIFATDDKWNVLRADKIGDEFGVQYIIKGGGNEYQRIPEMAATKATFILPLNFPAAFDLNSVADARLLTLTDLKHWELAPTQPGAFEKARIPFCLTADGSSNLPQFQANLRKAIAYGLSEQKALEALTKTPATLLQAYDQVGSLEPGKLANFLITSGPLFQENTRLLQNWIQGNRYIIQPDNGQPATPTTPTPPLPVLGKLYYPFTGYGWETVPTPQDILIAHATVWTSEAAGKLEDTDVLVRNGKIVQVGKNIPAGNAIVIDGTGKHLTPGIIDEHSHIAIPGDGMYDVNEPGKSVTAEVRVGDVVNPEDISIYRQLAGGVTTAQLLHGSANAIGGQSQLIKLRWGANAEGLKFANQAPFLKMALGEGTKQSSWGELHRNRFPQSRMGGEQVYADAFTRARAYMQQGPDKRRDLQLEALAEVLQHKRFITCHSFSQNEMLMLMKVADRFGFTLNTFTHVLEGYKIAGKMKQHGVGASTFSDWWTFSYETQDAIPYNARLMQQNGITVAINSDDPEQGRRLNQEAAKSIKYGNMPEEEALKMVTLYPAKLLHIDQLVGSIRTGKDADLVLWSDHPLSIYAKVEKTIVDGTLLFDRNNDLLVQQRIAAERNRLIQKMIAEKRTGAPVRAVVYNPPTPHQCEFQPEQHAHETLSH